The nucleotide window CGATGATCTCGGCAGGGTCGCTCAGCCGCTCGGCCAGCATCGGTTTGACCGGTATGCCCACCCTGATTCTGACATCCTTCAAACCTTCGGGGCCGCGCTCCGCCAGCAGCTTAGCTATGTAGCCCAGGTCAGGGTGTACGTTGTAAGCCCTTTCAACAGCCGCTCTCGCGGCCCTGGAGCCCGTGAAGGCCAAAGCAAGCGCGTCCAGGATCGTCATGTCCGCAACGCCCAGCCTCAGCTTCCCGGTGACCATCCTCAGCAGGTACCTCGCCTCCTTCGGGTTGGCGCTCTTCAACAGTGCAGCGAGCGTCGCTATCTTCGTGTCTTGAGCCCCGGGGCCCGAGGCTCGGGCGATCTTGAGGAGGGAATCGTACACCCTGCCCACGGTTAGAGCCTTAGCCTGAATCTCCTCCCCCACGCCGAAGAAATCGAGTATGGAGGAGGGCTTACCCCTCTTCATCAGCTCCTCAGCCGCCAGCCCGAGGTCCCCCAACCTCTTGTAAGCGGCTTCCACCTCCTTCAAGCTCACACCGAGAGCCAAAGCAACAGCTCTTATCGCCAGCTTCTCCGCCACGCCCAGCTCCGGCGCCTCGTAGTCGGGGCCCAAGACGCCTCGCGTGAGGTAAACCAGCTTATCGATCACCTCGGGGGGAGTCTTCTTGAAGAGCGAAACGAGTAGATCCGTCATCGCAAGCCGGCTGCTCGTAGCCTCGATGCGCTCGTAGAACTCCACCAACGTTGAAAACTCCAGATCAGCCATAGGGTCCCATTGATTCAACGATCCCTCAGCTCTTATCCTTAACTCTGCTCACCTCCTCTTCCCGCAGGGCGGTTTGCTTGGGTCAGCCACAGCCACCCTGAGCAGAAGGCACCTCGACGCCTTGGCGTCGTAGAACAGGCAGCCTACGCAAACCCCTGTCGCCGGCTCAGGGGGGAGGGAGGGGGGCGGAGCCCTCCTGGCAACCCCGAAGAGTTCCTGGAGCTCCTCCTTCGTCGGGAATCGGCCCTCGAACAGTTTCTCTCCGCCAACGACTAGTGCCGGCAGCGAACCTACTCTGTACTTTTTGAACTCCTCAACGTACTGGCTCCCGTAAAGCCCCTCCAGGAACTCTAGGAAGGATGGGTACTCCCTCGGATCAGTGATGCCGGCGGTAACCACCCTCAGCTTCGCCTGCCTCCCCGAGGCTTTGAGAACCTCGTAAACNNNNNNNNNNNNNNNNNNNNNNNNNNNNNNNNNNNNNNNNNNNNNNNNNNNNNNNNNNNNNNNNNNNNNNNNNNNNNNNNNNNNNNNNNNNNNNNNNNNNACCTCGTCGCTCAGGTCGCAGCCCCCGAGCTCGGCCAGGAAGGCTTCGCAGAGCTCCCTCCCCTCGCCGCTCACCCCGGTGAAGCTGGCGACAACGAGCTTACCCTCAACCCCCAGCCTCTCTCTAACCTCCTCGCGTGGTGGAAGCTCATCGGGCCACACGGGCGGGGAGGGGCCGACGAACCTGGCGCGGGGGAGCAGCGTCTCGACCATTGCGTTCGCTCGTGCTACAGTGTAGGGGGGCGGGTAATCGGGGATCAGGATCTCGTCGGCGAGCAGCCAGAGCTTGCCCAAGAGGCGGAGCAGCCCCTCCTCCGCCAGGTACTTCGCGCTGAGCTTCACCCGCGTCGGCTTCTTCACGGGTATTATCACTCTGAGCTGGTGTATCACGAGAACCGCCGGAACCCCCAGCGCCTTCGCCGCCAAGAGGGACGAGAGCCTGCTGTCCGAGACGACGACGTCCGGCTCCAGGGTCCCTATGTAGTAGAGCTCGTCGCCGACCTGGCGCGCGAACCGGTACAGGTTCAGGGGCCCCTTCGCTATGGTCCTCCTCACGTCAATGTCGCCCTGCTCATCGACCTCGTAGCCTACGGGCCTCGTCCTGAGGCAGCGGTAGCCGCTGCGCTCGATCATATCGGCCGCCCTGCCGTAGGAGGAGAAGACGACATCTACGCCGGCCTGCCTGAGCCTCCTTGCCACTGATAGCA belongs to Thermofilaceae archaeon and includes:
- a CDS encoding thioredoxin family protein, translated to VYEVLKASGRQAKLRVVTAGITDPREYPSFLEFLEGLYGSQYVEEFKKYRVGSLPALVVGGEKLFEGRFPTKEELQELFGVARRAPPPSLPPEPATGVCVGCLFYDAKASRCLLLRVAVADPSKPPCGKRR